The DNA segment GATTAACACAAACGAACTGCCTGCGTCATGTCCAGCTCCAGCAACAGGTCCGCCATACCCACATTCAGGACCATATGACATAAAAATTCCTCCTAACATTCCTTATTTTTATTTTCCTTTATTAACAAACAAACGCTGCTCCTACAATAATCAGTAGGATAAATAACACGACAATTAAAGCAAATCCTCCACCAGCATCATGACCATAGCCTGCTCCACCACTCATACCAACACCTCCATATCGCCTTAAGTACTAGTATATGTAGGTTAAA comes from the Paenisporosarcina antarctica genome and includes:
- a CDS encoding YjcZ family sporulation protein — translated: MSGGAGYGHDAGGGFALIVVLFILLIIVGAAFVC
- a CDS encoding YjcZ family sporulation protein; this encodes MSYGPECGYGGPVAGAGHDAGSSFVLIVVLFILLIIVGAAWC